One genomic window of Geoanaerobacter pelophilus includes the following:
- a CDS encoding MarR family winged helix-turn-helix transcriptional regulator — MAKPTSESMVAEIMDNIRRVFQVVNEQSKKVEKETGLTGPQVWAIKVIFESAPVRVSDLAKMMYLHPATTVGILDRLEKRGLITRTRSSGDRRVVEVTLTDEGRELVETSPEVASNKITHGLESLNLPELTIIYHGLDKLTQILDASGLPPTLIGTTEVNLPKKKRK, encoded by the coding sequence ATGGCGAAACCTACCTCAGAGTCCATGGTCGCTGAGATCATGGACAACATCAGGCGCGTCTTCCAGGTAGTAAACGAACAATCAAAGAAAGTGGAAAAGGAAACCGGGCTGACCGGCCCCCAGGTCTGGGCCATCAAGGTCATCTTCGAATCAGCGCCGGTGAGGGTCTCTGATCTGGCTAAAATGATGTACCTGCATCCGGCAACCACGGTCGGCATTCTCGACCGCCTGGAAAAGCGCGGACTGATCACTCGTACCCGCTCCTCCGGAGACCGAAGGGTCGTCGAAGTTACCCTGACCGATGAAGGCCGGGAACTTGTCGAGACCTCTCCGGAAGTCGCCTCAAACAAGATCACGCACGGCCTGGAGTCTCTGAACCTCCCGGAGCTTACCATCATCTACCACGGCCTCGACAAGCTTACTCAGATCCTTGACGCAAGCGGGCTGCCACCAACCCTGATCGGCACCACCGAGGTCAACCTCCCCAAGAAAAAGAGAAAATGA
- a CDS encoding anthranilate synthase component II has product MLLMIDNYDSFTYNIVQYFGQLGEEVQVFRNDQISLDEIERLAPQRLVVSPGPCSPEEAGISVAAIRHFAGKIPILGVCLGHQSIGAAFGGTIVRSSTLMHGKTSLIHHNGKELFAGLANPFNATRYHSLVVERSSFPDCLEITAWVEEGEIMGLRHRELPLWGVQFHPESILTEGGMDILRNFLEMTA; this is encoded by the coding sequence ATGCTCCTGATGATCGACAACTACGATTCCTTTACCTACAACATCGTCCAGTATTTTGGTCAACTGGGCGAAGAGGTGCAGGTATTCCGCAACGACCAGATTTCGCTGGACGAGATCGAGCGGCTGGCGCCACAACGGCTGGTGGTCTCACCCGGACCATGTTCGCCCGAGGAGGCCGGCATTTCGGTTGCCGCCATTCGCCACTTTGCTGGCAAGATCCCGATCCTGGGCGTCTGTCTGGGGCACCAGTCGATTGGCGCGGCCTTTGGCGGCACAATCGTGCGTAGCTCCACGCTGATGCACGGCAAGACCTCGCTAATCCACCACAACGGCAAAGAGCTGTTCGCAGGGCTTGCCAACCCGTTCAATGCCACCCGCTACCACTCCCTTGTGGTCGAGCGGAGCAGTTTTCCCGATTGCCTGGAGATCACCGCCTGGGTGGAAGAGGGGGAAATCATGGGGCTCAGGCATCGCGAACTGCCGCTCTGGGGGGTTCAGTTCCATCCGGAATCAATCCTGACCGAAGGTGGCATGGATATCCTGCGCAATTTCCTGGAGATGACCGCCTGA
- the trpE gene encoding anthranilate synthase component I has product MYYPDFASFQGLSSQGNLIPVYREIMADLDTPVSAFRKIDDGRYSFLLESIEGGEKWARYTFLGSSPEVIIRTRGTTVEIIENGAPVRNLQTADPLGFVRDHLARFTPVEVEGVPRFFGGAVGYLGYDMVRHFERLESDKPSVIGAWDSYFVITDTILIFDNMRQKIKVVSNVHLDDAISPAEAYAGAVAKIDAIIAKLKAPATQCGCRNSASKVEFVSNVTREQFEQSVTKAKEYVRSGDIIQVVLSQRFSGELTVDPLDIYRVLRTLNPSPYMFFLRLEDTVVVGASPEVMVRKEGELVELRPIAGTRPRGATPDEDQQLADELLADPKECAEHVMLVDLGRNDLGRVCTTGTVKVSELMVIERYSHVMHIVSNVQGELEGGRDAFDLVRATFPAGTLSGAPKVRAMEIIDELEPVKREIYGGAVGYFSFSGNMDLAIAIRTLVVKDGKIHLQAGAGIVADSDPAAEWQETVNKAMAVMRAIETAEKGLD; this is encoded by the coding sequence ATGTATTACCCCGATTTTGCCTCATTTCAGGGGCTTTCGTCTCAAGGGAACCTGATCCCGGTGTACCGGGAGATCATGGCCGACCTCGACACACCAGTGTCGGCGTTTCGCAAGATCGATGACGGTCGTTATTCCTTTCTGCTGGAGAGTATCGAGGGTGGGGAAAAATGGGCGCGCTACACCTTTCTCGGCTCAAGCCCGGAGGTAATCATCAGGACCCGCGGCACCACCGTGGAGATCATTGAAAACGGTGCGCCGGTCAGGAACCTGCAGACCGCCGATCCGCTCGGTTTTGTCCGCGATCACCTGGCAAGGTTTACTCCGGTTGAGGTCGAGGGGGTTCCCCGGTTTTTCGGCGGTGCCGTCGGCTATCTCGGCTATGACATGGTGCGCCACTTCGAGCGGCTCGAATCTGATAAGCCGTCAGTCATAGGCGCTTGGGACTCTTACTTTGTCATTACCGATACCATTCTCATCTTCGACAACATGCGGCAGAAGATCAAGGTGGTCTCCAACGTACATCTTGACGATGCAATATCTCCGGCAGAGGCCTATGCCGGGGCAGTCGCCAAGATCGACGCCATCATCGCCAAGCTCAAGGCCCCTGCAACCCAGTGTGGTTGTCGCAATAGCGCAAGCAAGGTCGAATTTGTCTCCAATGTCACCAGGGAACAGTTCGAGCAGTCAGTAACCAAGGCCAAGGAGTACGTCCGCTCCGGCGACATCATCCAGGTGGTGCTGTCGCAGCGGTTCTCCGGTGAACTGACCGTTGATCCGCTCGATATCTACCGGGTGCTGAGGACCCTCAACCCCTCTCCCTACATGTTTTTTCTCCGCCTCGAAGATACAGTTGTTGTCGGGGCCTCGCCCGAGGTCATGGTGCGCAAGGAAGGGGAGCTGGTTGAGCTGCGTCCCATAGCCGGGACCCGGCCGCGCGGCGCAACGCCGGACGAAGACCAGCAGCTGGCTGATGAACTACTGGCCGATCCCAAGGAGTGCGCCGAGCATGTCATGCTGGTGGACCTGGGCCGGAACGATCTCGGCCGGGTCTGCACAACCGGCACAGTTAAGGTTTCCGAGCTGATGGTCATTGAGCGCTATTCGCACGTGATGCATATTGTCTCCAACGTCCAGGGAGAACTGGAGGGTGGCAGGGATGCCTTTGACCTGGTGAGGGCCACCTTCCCGGCCGGGACCCTTTCCGGAGCCCCCAAGGTCAGGGCAATGGAGATCATCGATGAGCTGGAGCCGGTGAAGCGGGAGATCTACGGCGGCGCGGTTGGCTATTTCTCGTTCTCCGGCAACATGGATCTCGCCATTGCCATCCGGACCCTGGTGGTGAAGGACGGCAAGATTCACCTCCAGGCCGGTGCCGGTATTGTTGCGGATTCCGACCCGGCTGCCGAGTGGCAGGAGACGGTCAACAAGGCGATGGCAGTGATGCGGGCCATAGAAACCGCTGAGAAAGGGCTAGACTGA
- a CDS encoding sensor histidine kinase: protein MIRAGPVSATVKVVVETLNHFSAFLTMSRVGRRCDTIVALVLMSLQFPVPYVFGAGLQEGVASAKPHEMVCENSPALFWGIFAIVGFLVTIIALLVYVSIVRKRAARALEEKTLELEERVQERTSQLLETNRILTEEINSRAAAQEEISWLNEDLQRRTQALENANNELESFSYSVSHDLRAPLRHIEGFSRLLMEECEGNLDEHGKEYLHRVCKATKRMSMLIDDLLNLSKVTRGGMNCQYVDITKLGNEVVSDLRELQPERQVAFTIGEGMTAWGDLHLLRIVLVNFLGNAWKYTSKNDAAAVEFGCKTEDGEQVFFVKDNGVGFDMTYADRLFGTFQRLHHANEFEGTGIGLATVRRIISRHEGRTWGEGQPGIGSTFYFTLPLKIGAEHP, encoded by the coding sequence ATGATTCGAGCAGGTCCTGTTAGCGCCACGGTAAAGGTAGTTGTGGAAACTCTGAATCATTTCAGCGCTTTTTTAACTATGTCCCGAGTTGGCAGGAGGTGCGATACCATTGTCGCTCTCGTGCTGATGTCGCTTCAGTTCCCTGTGCCGTATGTCTTTGGTGCCGGCCTGCAGGAAGGTGTTGCTTCTGCGAAACCGCACGAAATGGTCTGCGAAAATTCCCCGGCCCTTTTCTGGGGGATATTCGCGATTGTAGGGTTTCTTGTCACCATAATAGCATTGCTTGTCTATGTCTCGATTGTTCGCAAACGCGCAGCGCGGGCACTTGAGGAAAAGACCTTGGAACTGGAAGAGCGCGTTCAGGAGCGAACCAGTCAGCTGTTAGAAACCAACCGCATTCTCACGGAGGAGATCAATAGTCGTGCTGCGGCGCAAGAGGAGATCAGCTGGTTGAATGAGGATCTCCAGCGCCGGACCCAGGCGTTGGAAAATGCCAATAATGAGCTTGAGTCATTCAGCTATTCGGTGTCCCATGACCTTCGGGCTCCGCTCAGGCATATAGAGGGGTTTTCCCGCCTGCTGATGGAAGAGTGCGAGGGAAACCTTGATGAACATGGCAAGGAATACCTGCATCGAGTGTGCAAAGCCACCAAGCGAATGTCAATGCTCATCGACGACCTGCTGAACCTGTCAAAGGTTACCAGGGGCGGCATGAACTGCCAGTATGTCGATATAACCAAGCTGGGGAACGAGGTTGTCTCTGACCTGCGCGAGCTGCAACCGGAACGGCAGGTTGCCTTTACCATAGGAGAAGGGATGACGGCCTGGGGTGATCTTCACTTGCTGCGCATCGTCCTGGTTAACTTTTTGGGGAACGCCTGGAAATACACCAGCAAAAACGATGCGGCAGCTGTTGAGTTCGGCTGTAAGACTGAAGATGGCGAGCAGGTCTTTTTCGTCAAGGACAATGGGGTCGGTTTTGACATGACCTATGCTGACCGGCTTTTCGGAACCTTCCAGCGGTTGCACCATGCCAATGAATTCGAGGGGACTGGCATCGGTCTTGCCACGGTGCGCCGGATTATCAGCCGGCACGAAGGCCGGACCTGGGGCGAGGGTCAGCCCGGAATCGGCTCGACCTTCTATTTCACTCTTCCGCTGAAAATCGGCGCAGAACATCCCTGA
- the trpC gene encoding indole-3-glycerol phosphate synthase TrpC, whose protein sequence is MTDTPDILKKIVEHKKTEVAAAKAAMSLTVLKGHLSDREDQPRGFARALRDATASGWTAIIAEVKKGSPSKGLIRADFDPLDIASTYQDNGVTCISVLTDEKFFLGHLRYIALIREQVGLPLLRKDFLFDPYQIYEAYVAGADAVLLIAAMLELSQMQDLAALAAELQLDVLLEVHDERELELALQTDCGLIGINNRSLHTFVTDLATTERLAPLVPNDRLVVAESGLNCRADIERLQAAGAKAFLIGESLMREEDIGLKLQELLG, encoded by the coding sequence ATGACTGATACTCCGGATATCCTGAAAAAAATAGTTGAACATAAAAAGACCGAAGTTGCTGCGGCCAAAGCGGCAATGTCTCTGACCGTACTCAAGGGGCACCTGTCGGATCGCGAGGACCAGCCGCGCGGTTTTGCCAGGGCATTGCGCGATGCCACTGCATCAGGGTGGACAGCGATCATTGCCGAGGTGAAAAAGGGTTCTCCCAGCAAGGGGTTGATCCGCGCCGATTTCGACCCGCTTGATATTGCCTCGACCTATCAGGACAATGGGGTTACCTGTATCTCGGTGTTGACCGACGAGAAGTTCTTTCTCGGCCATCTTCGCTACATTGCCCTGATCCGGGAACAGGTCGGCCTGCCGCTGCTGCGCAAGGATTTCCTGTTCGATCCGTATCAGATCTATGAGGCATATGTGGCCGGAGCCGATGCGGTCCTGCTGATCGCCGCAATGCTCGAACTTTCGCAGATGCAGGACCTGGCGGCTCTGGCCGCTGAACTGCAGCTTGACGTCTTGCTGGAAGTTCATGACGAGCGGGAACTGGAGCTGGCGCTGCAGACCGACTGCGGCCTGATCGGGATCAATAACCGTAGTCTCCATACCTTTGTCACCGATCTGGCCACTACGGAACGGCTGGCGCCGCTGGTGCCTAATGACCGGCTGGTGGTTGCCGAGAGCGGCCTGAACTGTCGCGCCGACATCGAACGGCTGCAGGCTGCCGGCGCCAAGGCGTTTTTGATCGGCGAGTCGCTGATGCGGGAAGAGGATATAGGGTTAAAACTTCAGGAACTGTTAGGGTAA
- a CDS encoding SulP family inorganic anion transporter has protein sequence MKMLDWSRWLPKSVECMKGYNDKVFAADLTSGLTVGLVALPLAMAFGISSGVTPQAGIYTAVIAGFLISALGGSKTQIGGPTGAFVVVIASIIAKHGLSGLLMVTMMAGIILLFLGLTGLGNAVKFIPRPVIIGFTNGIAVLIASTQIKDFLGITNIGQVPGEFYERMVLIFSNIGKTDLTTVVLALTSLLVMIVIPRFTKRIPGSIVALTASTICVAMFNIPVETIGSRFGGIPTGLPEMQLPLLRMDLVMPLLPSAVTVALLAAIESLLSAVVADSMSGDRHNSNVELIAQGIANLTVPLFGGIPVTGAIARTATNIRSGARTPVSGMIHAVTLLCIILFAAKLAAFIPLATLSAVLFIVAYNMGEWREIKTIVRLERKEITVWLITFMLTVAADLTIAVEVGMTLAALLYIYQVSRTTVVAPLTVEAMEQGKTHIVQDYIIPPYVSIFHIQGPFLFGAAEKLNQLDTDVDTLGPIVVLRLRYMTAIDATGLYAIEQFYERLHAAGKHLILCGSRGQAKRLIYTSALPRIIGARNILPNIRAALSRAESIQERFGGIGDEFAEDLAVAPG, from the coding sequence ATGAAGATGCTTGACTGGAGCCGCTGGCTCCCCAAATCAGTAGAGTGTATGAAAGGTTACAATGATAAGGTTTTTGCCGCGGACCTCACTTCGGGACTTACTGTCGGCCTGGTTGCCCTGCCCCTGGCAATGGCCTTCGGGATCTCGTCAGGAGTAACGCCGCAGGCAGGGATATATACCGCCGTGATTGCCGGTTTTCTGATCTCTGCTCTTGGCGGTTCCAAGACGCAGATCGGGGGTCCGACTGGCGCCTTTGTCGTGGTCATTGCCTCGATCATAGCCAAACACGGCTTATCGGGGCTGCTCATGGTCACCATGATGGCGGGGATAATCCTGCTGTTTCTAGGCCTTACCGGGCTTGGCAACGCCGTGAAATTCATACCTAGACCGGTCATCATCGGTTTCACCAACGGCATCGCGGTGCTGATCGCTTCGACCCAGATCAAGGATTTCCTGGGCATTACCAATATCGGTCAGGTACCGGGCGAGTTTTATGAGAGAATGGTGCTGATCTTCAGCAACATCGGCAAAACCGATTTGACAACCGTTGTTCTTGCCCTGACCTCGCTGCTGGTAATGATCGTCATTCCGAGATTCACGAAACGGATCCCCGGATCGATCGTTGCCCTCACCGCTTCCACCATCTGCGTAGCCATGTTCAATATCCCCGTGGAAACCATCGGTAGCAGATTCGGCGGGATTCCAACCGGTCTTCCGGAGATGCAGTTGCCTTTGCTCCGCATGGACCTGGTCATGCCGCTACTCCCGTCGGCAGTGACGGTTGCCCTGCTGGCCGCCATCGAAAGTCTGCTGTCAGCGGTTGTGGCAGACTCCATGAGCGGCGACCGCCATAACTCCAATGTAGAGCTGATCGCCCAAGGGATTGCCAATCTCACGGTGCCTCTCTTCGGCGGGATCCCGGTGACCGGGGCCATTGCCCGGACTGCAACCAACATCCGCTCCGGCGCCCGCACCCCGGTCTCGGGGATGATCCATGCTGTGACGCTGCTCTGCATTATCCTCTTTGCCGCTAAACTCGCCGCATTCATCCCGCTGGCCACTCTTTCCGCGGTGCTGTTCATCGTGGCCTACAACATGGGGGAATGGCGCGAGATCAAGACCATCGTCCGTCTGGAGCGCAAGGAGATCACGGTCTGGCTGATCACCTTTATGCTGACTGTCGCAGCAGACCTAACCATTGCCGTTGAAGTGGGGATGACGCTGGCGGCGCTCCTCTACATCTACCAGGTATCAAGGACCACAGTGGTTGCCCCGCTGACCGTCGAGGCAATGGAACAAGGGAAAACCCACATCGTGCAGGACTATATCATCCCGCCCTATGTCAGCATTTTTCACATCCAGGGGCCGTTCCTGTTCGGTGCTGCCGAGAAGCTGAACCAGCTGGACACCGACGTTGATACCTTGGGACCGATCGTGGTCCTACGGCTGCGCTACATGACCGCCATAGACGCCACCGGCCTGTACGCCATAGAGCAGTTCTACGAAAGGCTCCATGCCGCCGGCAAGCACCTGATCCTGTGTGGCAGCAGGGGACAGGCAAAACGGCTGATCTATACCTCGGCACTGCCGAGGATCATCGGCGCCCGGAACATCCTCCCCAACATCCGCGCCGCCTTGAGCAGGGCCGAGAGCATCCAGGAGCGGTTTGGCGGGATTGGCGATGAGTTTGCCGAAGACCTGGCCGTAGCGCCCGGATAG
- the trpD gene encoding anthranilate phosphoribosyltransferase: MIKQAIAKVVEKRDLSEGEMIEVMDQIMSGAATPAQIGAFITALRMKGETIDEITGAARVMRERATPIRVGKNVLDIDRDEINIDQETILDVVGTGGDCTNTFNVSTTVSFVVSACGVKVAKHGNRSVSSLCGSADVLEALGVNLDVTPEVVERCITEIGIGFLFAPALHGAMKHAIGPRREIGIRTIFNILGPLTNPAGADCQVMGVYSDELVEKLAGVLKRLGCKHGFVVHGGDGMDEITLTTETKVAEVTPDGISVTLVRPETFGLPSCSMDDLRGGDAKGNAVIVRAVLAGEHGPKRDVVLLNAAYALMAAGMAENQMAGIALAIDAIDSGRALRQLERLAAITSEVR; encoded by the coding sequence ATGATAAAACAGGCAATCGCCAAAGTTGTGGAAAAACGGGATCTCTCTGAAGGTGAGATGATCGAGGTGATGGACCAGATCATGTCCGGCGCGGCAACTCCAGCGCAGATCGGCGCGTTCATTACCGCCCTCAGGATGAAGGGGGAGACCATCGATGAGATCACCGGCGCCGCCAGGGTAATGCGGGAGCGGGCAACACCGATCAGGGTCGGCAAGAATGTGCTGGACATTGATCGCGACGAGATCAACATCGATCAGGAGACGATCCTGGATGTTGTCGGCACCGGCGGCGATTGTACCAACACCTTCAATGTCTCCACTACTGTCTCTTTTGTGGTATCGGCATGTGGCGTTAAAGTCGCCAAGCATGGCAACCGCTCCGTATCGTCACTATGCGGCAGTGCCGATGTCCTGGAAGCTCTTGGAGTCAATCTTGACGTGACTCCGGAAGTGGTAGAGCGTTGCATAACCGAGATTGGTATCGGTTTTCTCTTTGCTCCGGCGCTGCATGGCGCCATGAAACATGCCATCGGTCCGCGGCGTGAGATCGGCATCCGGACCATTTTCAATATACTCGGCCCACTGACCAATCCGGCAGGCGCCGATTGCCAGGTCATGGGGGTTTACAGCGACGAGCTAGTGGAAAAGCTTGCCGGGGTTCTGAAAAGGCTCGGTTGTAAGCACGGGTTTGTGGTCCATGGTGGTGATGGTATGGACGAGATCACCCTGACCACCGAGACCAAGGTTGCCGAGGTTACCCCCGACGGGATTTCCGTTACGTTAGTCAGGCCGGAAACCTTCGGCTTGCCCTCCTGCTCTATGGATGACCTCCGAGGTGGCGATGCCAAGGGGAATGCGGTGATAGTGCGCGCGGTCCTGGCTGGCGAGCATGGGCCGAAGCGGGATGTGGTGCTGCTGAACGCCGCCTATGCCCTTATGGCTGCGGGGATGGCAGAAAACCAGATGGCCGGAATTGCACTGGCCATTGACGCTATCGATTCGGGGCGCGCCCTGCGGCAGCTTGAACGGCTCGCGGCCATAACCAGTGAAGTGCGGTGA